DNA from Daucus carota subsp. sativus chromosome 1, DH1 v3.0, whole genome shotgun sequence:
atataaGACATTTTAACAgatctttataatttatattttttgaatccttttattctataattgttgttgaaatataagaaatataacTTTTGTTAAAATTCTAACCTTCAGcatttactaaaaaaataaaattaacagcTTTGTCCCTTTCAAGTGATGATCTTGATTAAGGAGGTGGAGCTTACATCAGTTAATAACGTAATTAGGCAACTTGTAACATTTAGAAGCCTACTTCAAGCTTGGAACGAATCTGGTTATAGTGTGCatgaaagaaagttgaagaaaaccATTCACATTGATTGTATTCTAAGGCAAATTATATGCGCAACCACCTTGTTAGAAGCCAAAGGAAAAGGAAAGTATATAATGCCACATTGGCCTGTTAGACAGCTCCATCCTTTTCTTACTTGTGTTGCAAAGCCTCTTTGACATTGTTTTTGTTTGCTGAATTACATTCATGTGCTTCTTGCTTCTGTTCTTCAGCCTCTTTTTTTTCTCTTGTTTCATCTCTGTTGCCGGGCTCTGGCTCTTCCAGAAGCAAATTATCTTCAGGTTCACTTGTTTTAATTTTCCAACTTCCATGGATATCCTGCAATATATTATCGCAAGGACATCTTTAAAGAGAGCCAGAAAGAGAAGAAAGCATATGAAAGTGAAACCATACCCAAAAACACACATGCAACAGTCTACCTGGCAATAGCTTCCTGTGTTCAAATGGTGATACATAAATAAATGGCACGGCAATAAAAAGTCAGCACTCACTTGGAGGATGccacttcaataatataaagatCTAAAGAAGAATGTCCACAGACTGGGTACAAAATATATTAGTCTAACATGCtgagaaaatttaaaatatgaataataatgGTAATTTGTAGGTCAACAGAAAGACAGAAGGTCTTTTAACTTGTCAAAAAGTATAGGGGTAGGAGAGTTGGAAAGTTTACTGAGCATGAGGAAATGCTTAAAAAAATGGTGATGGTGTGATAAAGCGGTGATGGTGTGATCATAACGTGGTAGCTTGAAGTAACGTGAATAAGTGACACGAAGATTTCTATATAGATGGAAGGAAAATTAAATTCGAAGAAATAATCTTGGCTGTAATGTTTGTGCGTAAGATATTGTATGTATGTACAAATAACCTCGTATACAAAAATTGCCTTAAGATATTGCATAACCTATAACAATTAGATAAAGGTACAGATGGATCAAAATGCTTTCATTTATAGTGTCGCTTACACCAGTTTCTGCCTTTAAGAGTTTAGAATGAAGTATCAGATGCCTGCATTTCAACAAAGTCATTAAAGAATGGTAGCTCCGCTAGActtgtaaaaaatcaaaaactcaTAAGAGATATACCCTTACTTTATTACCTTATACTATAAATGACAATATGCAAGAGAAATCAGGCTGGATAAAATATTTTCCAATTAAGTAATCTATAATGCACTGACATTCAATCACTTTTTACTGATGCAATTCGATATATTTAGTAAATACCACAGGAGCTAGCAAGTGCATTTATCCCATGGATAGGAGAACCTTCATTTCTTAACAATCAGGGTTTGAGTGTCAGTGGTGATATGGGAGCTTGAGTGGGCTAGCTGACCTCTTTAAGACTTGCTTGTTTTTGTTTAAGAGAAAGCAAAAGAAACAGAGTATCCAGATGCACAATAACGTATGTTTGGGCAAAACGATCGACTAAGTGGAGAGGGGATTTAGCATATTATGCATGAGCACCAGATTCTAAAGACTAATATGAAAGTTACCTGGTACATGTTGATAGTGATAAGCCAGCTTTGAGTAGTCAAATTTGCGATTATTTTAATTTCGCATTGCTCATAAcccataaatattaaaatggtACCTGCAAAAACCATGAACATAATCACTCAATCTAAATCAGGCATGTGATTATAGAAAAGACAGCATGTGATATGACTGATGAGTGATGAGTATGGGTTACTCAATCCCAGTTATGACCTCTGGAAGAACCAAGTGCAAGATGAAATGACAAGAGGAAAGATACCAATAAAGGGTGTCATATCTGCAAGGGTTAGTATAACGGATACCTCTCATGATAGTAAGAGATTAATGATTCAAGCACTTACAGAGATTTGTGTGGGACCAAAAGTAGCAGGAAGTTACATTGAATGGCTAGAAATGAGATCAGATAACAATACTACAATCTTGTATACATGGAATCTCAATTTCACGAAGACTGCCCTTAAAAGCAGGAAAATCAGCTTTCTATGCCGCACATTGTCAGCATAACTATTACACTAAATATTACCTAAGAGGTAACAATTTTCACAAACATTCCAGTTCAGATATATGTGCATACATCTGTGTGTGTGAGTTTCTGTAGAACCCCTGTCAGTTGCTTTCAAGAATCATGACCCCCACACGGGAGTCTACAGGCCTTTCAAGACTTCGACATGTACAGTGATAAGAGGATTCGGTGCAAGGGGATAtcgtatataactatatattaatattaacataATAGAAATCTATGTTTGATGATATGCATTGTATAACCTCTACTGCCTAGTTCTTAACATAACAAACAAACATTTCATCAAAGtcaaaaaccaaaaacataACTTAATCATCCAAAACACAAAAACTCGACCTAAATTTCCAATTTTGCGTATGTGAATATAAACGTCAATACTTTTATGTGCTAGTTCACAccaatatttgttttttgtggAAGTAATTAGCACTGATTTCAAGTACgaaaagtgaaaataaaatcGTAAATCAGCATTGTACCTTTTTGGCAGTGTAAAAACCAGCAGGGCCGCTTGCAACGACGCAGTCGCGCAATGGACGAGAAGAAAACGTTGAATAGCATCTCCTCAGAAACATTTTTGCGGTGCAAGATCTCCTGAGAAACATTTTCACTCTCgactttagttttttttttatataattatcaagcGAAGGGTGTAATATCTCAGAAGCAAGCTGAAGTTTAAATTGAAAACAATCCATATAATACTAACTTTTCTTAGGCAATTTGTCGAACAGGTGATAGCTGCCAACACATATAAAGCTCCATTCATATAGACACGGCTTAGTTACTTTACAATAATCAAATCGCCAAATCAGGCGAGAAGCATACCTTGGAAAAAATTTCCTTAGCAGGCTAGAAACATACCGTGGGGAAAAAATCCTCAGCAAAATAATTCCAGCGGCGTCCGCCGATGATGTGCTAGAAAATGATACTTTCagatcgcaagcgcacgatcaccgttttaatatttatgattcgtccacagagattaaaataattttcgcaAATCTTTACTTAAAACCTAGGCGGAATAGAACAATTAGTGAGTGAGAAggggttttatctaaattaaatctaaaattatCAAGTCTAAGAGGAAAATTGATTAACCTAATTAATTATCAGCTAAATCGTTAATCCAATTATTTTATGAAAACAATTGAAAAGAAActaattaattgatttatctAATTTACGAGGAATACTAGACAATTGAAATCAAATTAGCACAAAACAGCACCATGAATCACAGCTAATGACAACTCGACTTGGCCATACACAAAACTATTTAAAATGGCAGAATTTAACAATAAGCACAGAAGCTATAACCACAAACTCCAGCGTAAATTTTAACTAACAACTAGGCTAGCATTGGCTTCAACCAAAAATCATTAACGCACACTCTAACTAGTATACTCGATGAAATCCCAGCAAAGCTCGGGTTAATCTCGACTAAAACTTGACATCAAAACCAAAGAACAAGACTCAGCCTACAAACCAACACTCCAAAACAAAACCACCAGACTTTACACTTAAGATTAATAAAACAAACTAAAAGACAAATGAGCTAAAAACAGGATCTCGACGGAAGCTCAAGAACGAAAACAGAAACTCGGCAACTCAGAACATTCATCTTTCAAAAACAGAACTAAAAACTGAAGAACCCAGCAAGACAGAGCATGAACTCGCACGATTTCAAACCCAGATACGACTCGAAACAGAACTCGGAAATGCAGCAAAGAAAATCGACTTAAACAGCGGATTAAACTACAGGACTCGATAGCGGACTCAGAATCATAAACAAAGCACAAACCCAGAACTCGGCAAGGAACAAACATTCAAGAACAACAAACTACACAACTCATTACAAACTCGGTACAGGGCATGAACATGGTACTGGACTCGGCTAAACTCAGAACAACGCGATAATGAAACGGAAAAGAGAAAGTCACAAAACGCAGTAAACGGAAAGCCAAGTAAAGATAAACAGTGGTATTTTGAACGAAAATCAAATAGGGGAAAAACGGAATGGGTTTGAACTAAACGAATGGAAAACAGGGGAGTGGGGAATGGGGTTTTAAAGAAAAACAACACATGTGCTGCAGGTGaggttttttataaaataaaacaaaatctaCGAAACTTTGATGTAAGTGGGTTTAAAGAAAACGAGTGTTGATAGTTTactaataaaaatgaagctgccGAATTAAGAATAAACTGCCGAACTGATAACTTGAAATCTGGAAAGTTAAGActctaacacaaattaattttgtgctaggactTAAGTTTCtaccaaaaattaaatctaaatgtAAAGAGAGCTACAACTAATAAGtggctccttccaatctacaaacaactttgaacattgtagttagaggaagatttcatagccaaaggaaacataaagaacaagaatgtaagaacaaatatgaaattttgcattaaaatattaaaatgtgtttacaaaaggaggagagagcatacaaattaaaactagatctagactaGAGAAAGGAGGCTACTAAAAGAAGAAAATCCTAGGTTTAAAAagatgattacaagtaaagggggtgggggtatttatagctagaaatgtagggtttaggggtagggtggctacatctaatccatccatgtgtgatgtgtgttgggtaaatcatagccatccatgtgcccccttgcttgccaactttctttgattttcttcttttcttttcttttttttctccctttcactacgccatatatggcctatCGCAATGGTGCAAACAcgagtgttgcaaaattatgttgcattagAGGCACTAATCCATACCTATCGCAACGATAGCCATTCATGTCCAtttgatgttgcaatagccaACACTATATGTTGCATAGAGTAttggtaaaataatttttgtaatatgataataaaatgtgcatataatatgattaatttattaaatataatattttaaacatgaaatattaaaatataattattatatcaaataatcagattatacttaaaataataaaatttgaaactaattaattatttctaagCAATTACAATGCAACTgaattacatttttaaaaatatcaaatacataataaatttatatttttaaataattaataaattcaaagtaaactgaaatattaatataaaatataaaaaataaataaatttgggtGTTCCCGCTGCTGAAAAAGCGAGCGGCAAacttcccccccccccccccccccccccccccgttTCATTTCGAGagacaaaaacaaacaaaacaattaatcgGGGCTTTCAAACACAATACACACTCACTCCGCTCACACAAACAAAACTCACTCACCTCCGCTCAAACTCACCCCTCTCCGCTGCTCAAATCCACCTCTCCGCTCAGATACACCGTCTCCGCCGCTCACACTCACCTGTAATTAGGTAAATTCGGGGTTTCAGGTTTTCAATCATGGCTTCGATTCAGGGCTTCGATTCAGAGCTTCTTCAATCGACGGAATTAGGGCTTTCttttcttcattttgtttttacgTTGCTTTTCACTGTTATGTTCTTATTTTGTGTCTTTATTTTCCTTAGGGCTTCGATTAAATTGGGGTTTTACTGGAACTAGGGCTAGCTTCGATTTG
Protein-coding regions in this window:
- the LOC108204039 gene encoding uncharacterized protein LOC108204039 isoform X3, whose protein sequence is MLFNVFFSSIARLRRCKRPCWFLHCQKGTILIFMGYEQCEIKIIANLTTQSWLITINMYQEAIARISMEVGKLKQVNLKIICFWKSQSPATEMKQEKKKRLKNRSKKHMNVIQQTKTMSKRLCNTSKKRMELSNRPMWHYILSFSFGF
- the LOC108204039 gene encoding uncharacterized protein LOC108204039 isoform X1, producing the protein MNGALYVLAAITCSTNCLRKEILHRKNVSEEMLFNVFFSSIARLRRCKRPCWFLHCQKGTILIFMGYEQCEIKIIANLTTQSWLITINMYQEAIARISMEVGKLKQVNLKIICFWKSQSPATEMKQEKKKRLKNRSKKHMNVIQQTKTMSKRLCNTSKKRMELSNRPMWHYILSFSFGF
- the LOC108204039 gene encoding uncharacterized protein LOC108204039 isoform X2; translation: MNGALYVLAAITCSTNCLRKEILHRKNVSEEMLFNVFFSSIARLRRCKRPCWFLHCQKGTILIFMGYEQCEIKIIANLTTQSWLITINMYQDIHGSWKIKTSEPEDNLLLEEPEPGNRDETREKKEAEEQKQEAHECNSANKNNVKEALQHK
- the LOC108204039 gene encoding uncharacterized protein LOC108204039 isoform X4, whose amino-acid sequence is MNGALYVLAAITCSTNCLRKEILHRKNVSEEMLFNVFFSSIARLRRCKRPCWFLHCQKGTILIFMGYEQCEIKIIANLTTQSWLITINMYQASDTSF